One Rhinopithecus roxellana isolate Shanxi Qingling chromosome 7, ASM756505v1, whole genome shotgun sequence DNA segment encodes these proteins:
- the LOC104669550 gene encoding cytochrome c oxidase subunit 7B, mitochondrial gives MFPLVKNALNRLQVRSIQQTMARQSHQKRTPDFHDKYGNAVLAGGATFCIATWTYVATQIGIEWNLSPVGRVTPKEWRNQ, from the exons ATGTTTCCCTTGGTCAAAAACGCACTAAATCGTCTCCAAG ttCGAAGCATTCAGCAAACAATGGCAAGGCAGAGCCACCAGAAACGTACACCTGATTTTCATGACAAATACGGTAATGCTGTATTAGCTGGTGGAGCCACTTTCTGTATTGCTACATGGACATAT GTAGCAACACAAATCGGAATAGAATGGAACCTGTCCCCTGTTGGCAGAGTTACCCCAAAGGAATGGAGAAATCAGTAA